In Aspergillus flavus chromosome 3, complete sequence, one genomic interval encodes:
- a CDS encoding putative 3,2-trans-enoyl-CoA isomerase (peroxisomal d3,d2-enoyl-coa isomerase), with amino-acid sequence MAAPQTVTVEYNDNLAIVTLNNQEKLNALSQEDYYKLATTLREIAQHDEVLVTLLIGKGRFFSAGADVTRPPPDAKKTPPRQYWLRALVLNNIDLADAFYTHPKILVTALNGPVIGLSAAVIAHSDFIFATPNAYLLTPFSSLGLVTEGGASLAFVRRLGISKAKEALLSSRRIPVEELQQVGFVNQVLDAGGDEERFREMVLGEIRGRFGDHLVGSSVLEIKRLLREPGDREFGSQAVQEVFGGLRRFVDGIPQAEFRKIATGEKRHKL; translated from the exons ATGGCAGCACCCCAAACCGTCACAGTCGAATACAACGACAACCTCGCCATCGTAACTCTCAACAACCAAGAGAAGCTCAATGCCCTGAGCCAAGAAGACTACTACAAACTAGCCACCACGCTGCGAGAAATCGCCCAGCACGACGAAGTCCTGGTCACGCTGTTAATCGGCAAAGgccgcttcttctccgc AGGCGCAGACGTAACCCGCCCACCACCCGACGCCAAAAAAACCCCACCCCGCCAGTACTGGCTCCGCGCCCTGGTCCTCAACAACATCGACCTAGCCGATGCCTTCTACACCCATCCCAAGATCCTAGTGACAGCCCTGAACGGCCCCGTGATAGGCCTCTCAGCGGCAGTCATCGCGCATTCGgacttcatcttcgcaaCACCGAACGCATACCTCCTTACCCCGTTTTCGTCGCTCGGGCTTGTCACCGAGGGCGGGGCCAGTCTCGCCTTTGTGCGCCGTCTTGGGATTAGCAAGGCTAAGGAGGCGTTGCTTTCCAGCCGGAGGATTCCGGTTGAGGAGTTGCAGCAGGTTGGGTTTGTGAATCAGGTGTTGGATGCTGGTGGAGACGAGGAGAGGTTTAGGGAGATGGTGTTGGGTGAGATTCGGGGTCGGTTTGGGGATCATTTGGTGGGTTCGAGTGTTTTGGAGATTAAGAGGTTGCTTCGGGAGCCTGGGGATAGGGAGTTTGGCTCTCAGGCGGTGCAGGAGgtttttggggggttgaGGAGGTTTGTGGATGGGATTCCTCAGGCGGAGTTCAGGAAGATTGCTACTGGGGAGAAGAGACATAAGCTTTAG